One window of the Colletotrichum destructivum chromosome 6, complete sequence genome contains the following:
- a CDS encoding Putative metallo-beta-lactamase, zn-dependent metallo-hydrolase, RNA specificity: protein MFTFCPLQGALSESAASQSILELDGGVKILIDLGWDESFDVEKLQELEKQVPTLSLILLTHATASHLAAFAHCCKNFPLFTRIPVYATRPVIDLGRTLTQDLYASTPLAATKIPHGSLNEAAYSFSQQPTADSDFLLQAPSPEEITRYFSLIQPLKYSQPHEPLPSPFSPPLNGLMITAYNAGHSLGGTIWHIQHGLESIVYAVDWNQAKENVFAGAAWLGGAGGGGAEVIEQLRKPTALVCSSRGAEKVAQAGGRAKRDEQLVDMIKTCVSRGGTALVPVDSSARVLEIAYLLEHAWRVDSESDNSSLKSAKLYLAGRNMSSTLRYARSMLEWMDDNIVREFESVADGQRRTNGAEAKSKEGVPFDFRYLKLIERRAQIEKLLSGSGDNVQAEGRVILASDDTLEWGFSKDLIRGLAKDSRNLVILTDKPAKSRAEQPSIARTLWDWWTERRDGVSVEQSSNGNSIELVYGGGRELEVQEAKRQALEGDELNVYQQWLATQRQLQATLQSGGGASLQAPADAADDVSSESSSDSGESDNERQGKALNISTTMGQATRKKVVLTDEDLGINILTKKRGAYDFDVRGKKGREKSFPLVMRRRRDDQFGDVIRPEDYLRAEEKEEAQENVELRGDGDEDRLGKKRKWDDGNNRASNKRQNNRAASADDLDANAAGDDMTDELDDVEDTVEEEIQGPSKLLVSREKVMVNLRIGFVDFSGLHDKRSLNMLIPLIQPRKLILVGGTPDETTALAADCKKLLAQHTGASEESGIDVYTPAMGTWVDASVDTNAWVVKLADNLVKKLKWQNVRGLGVVTVTGQLIAEALAKDKLPEKDDGANKRQKTETEDVDVDADEAVKDEHQETQVEKAEEAEEIEVVPTLDLLPSNMASAVRSVAQPLHVGDLRLTDLRRAMQSAGYTAEFRGEGTLVINGAVAVRKTSTGKVEVESVGIADAATMMQHRSTFYEVKRMIYDGLAVVAGA from the exons ATGTTTACCTTCTGCCCTCTGCAGGGCGCTCTGTccgagtcggcggcgtcacaGTCGatcctcgagctcgatggAGGCGTCAAGATACTCATAGATCTCGGGTGGGACGAGTCCTTTgacgtcgagaagctccagGAGCTTGAAAA ACAGGTCCCGACACTGTCACTCATCCTCTTGACGCACGCCACAGCATCGCATTTGGCCGCCTTCGCCCATTGCTGCAAGAACTTTCCCTTGTTCACGCGAATCCCCGTCTACGCGACGCGACCCGTCATCGACTTGGGCCGTACTTTGACCCAAGATCTCTATGCCTCGACTCCTCTAGCCGCAACCAAGATACCCCACGGTTCTCTAAACGAAGCCGCCTATTCCTTTTCTCAACAACCCACGGCAGACAGCGATTTTCTGCTCCAAGCACCGAGCCCCGAAGAAATCACCCGGTACTTTTCTCTCATCCAGCCCCTCAAATACTCGCAGCCACACGAGCCTCTCCCGTCACCCTTCTCTCCGCCGCTCAATGGACTCATGATCACGGCCTACAACGCGGGCCACAGTCTCGGAGGAACGATATGGCACATCCAGCACGGCCTTGAGTCGATTGTCTACGCCGTCGACTGGAACCAGGCCAAGGAAAACGTGTTTGCTGGAGCAGCTTGGTTAGGCGGtgcgggaggcggcggcgccgaagtCATCGAACAACTGCGCAAACCGACTGCGCTCGTCTGCAGTAGTCGAGGTGCAGAGAAGGTAGCCCAGGCTGGTGGTCGTGCGAAACGTGATGAACAGCTGGTCGACATGATCAAGACGTGCGTTAGCCGAGGCGGTACTGCCCTTGTCCCGGTAGACTCAAGCGCACGCGTTCTGGAAATTGCATATCTGCTCGAGCATGCTTGGAGAGTAGACTCGGAATCGGACAACAGCAGTCTGAAATCAGCCAAGCTTTACCTGGCCGGACGGAACATGTCGAGCACCCTGCGGTATGCACGAAGCATGCTGGAATGGATGGACGATAACATCGTGCGTGAATTCGAGTCGGTTGCGGATGGGCAGCGTAGAACGAACGGCGCAGAAGCCAAGAGCAAAGAAGGGGTGCCGTTCGACTTTAGATATCTAAAGTTGATAGAGCGTCGAGCCCAGATCGAGAAGCTACTCTCCGGGTCCGGCGATAATGTCCAGGCGGAGGGCAGAGTCATTCTCGCCAGCGACGACACTCTAGAGTGGGGTTTCTCGAAAGACTTGATTCGTGGGCTCGCGAAGGATTCCAGGAACCTGGTCATCTTGACGGACAAGCCGGCGAAGTCACGCGCTGAACAGCCTTCAATAGCGAGAACGCTGTGGGATTGGTGGACTGAGCGCCGAGATGGCGTTTCAGTTGAACAGTCTAGCAATGGTAATAGCATCGAGCTGGTGTATGGTGGTGGAAGAGAGCTTGAGGTTCAAGAGGCCAAGAGACAGGCCCTGGAGGGAGATGAGCTCAACGTTTACCAGCAGTGGCTTGCCACACAACGCCAGCTCCAGGCTACATTACagagtggcggcggcgcatcATTGCAAGCGCCTGCAGACGCTGCTGATGACGTCTCCTCGGAGTCCTCCTCCGATTCGGGCGAATCCGACAACGAACGGCAGGGCAAAGCCCTTAACATCTCCACGACCATGGGCCAAGCGACGCGCAAGAAGGTCGTTCTGACTGACGAAGACCTTGGTATCAATATTCTTACCAAGAAGCGAGGCGCGTATGACTTTGATGTCAGGGGCAAGAAAGGACGCGAGAAGTCCTTCCCTCTCGTCATGCGTAGGAGACGCGACGACCAGTTTGGAGACGTTATCCGGCCCGAAGACTACTTGCGAGCcgaagaaaaggaggaggcgcAGGAAAACGTCGAACTgcgaggagacggcgacgaggatcgACTCGGCAAGAAGCGCAAATGGGACGATGGAAACAACAGGGCGTCAAACAAGCGCCAGAACAACCGGGCAGCCTCCGCAGACGACCTGGACGCCAACGCTGCGGGTGATGACATGACGGACGAGCTTGACGACGTGGAGGacacggtcgaggaggagataCAGGGCCCGTCCAAGTTGTTGGTATCAAGAGAAAAGGTCATGGTCAACCTTCGCATTGGGTTTGTCGACTTCAGCGGACTGCACGACAAGAGGAGTCTGAACATGCTCATCCCGTTGATCCAGCCAAGGAAGCTCATCTTGGTGGGCGGCACGCCggacgagacgacggcgctcGCGGCGGACTGCAAAAAGCTCCTGGCACAGCACACGGGAGCCTCCGAGGAGAGCGGAATCGATGTGTACACGCCTGCCATGGGCACTTGGGTGGATGCCAGCGTTGATACGAACGCCTGGGTGGTCAAGCTGGCCGACAACCtcgtcaagaagctcaagtGGCAGAATGTCCGCGGGCTGGGTGTCGTGACGGTCACGGGTCAGCTCATTGCGGAGGCCTTGGCCAAGGATAAGCTCCCAGAAAAGGACGACGGGGCCAACAAAAGGcagaagacggagacggaagacgtcgacgtcgacgccgacgaggctgtCAAGGATGAGCACCAGGAGACGCAGGTCGAAAAGGCagaggaggcagaggagaTTGAGGTGGTCCCGACGCTGGACCTCTTGCCCTCCAACATGGCGTCGGCGGTTCGTTCCGTGGCCCAGCCGCTCCACGTGGGCGACCTGAGGCTCACGGACCTTCGGCGGGCGATGCAGTCGGCGGGCTATACGGCCGAGTTCCGTGGCGAAGGTACACTGGTCATCAACGGCGCGGTGGCGGTACGCAAAACGAGCACGGGCAAGGTGGAGGTGGAAAGCGTGGGTATCGCGGACGCGGCGACAATGATGCAGCACCGCAGTACCTTCTATGAGGTCAAGCGGATGATTTACGATGGCCTGGCCGTGGTGGCCGGGGCATAA